ATCCAGTTTCTCGCGGCGCAGCGTGATGGTGGCGCGCTTCGGCAGTTCGTTCTCGTGGGTCACGTCGATAATTGGGCCGGCCTGACCGCCGCAAATATCGAGCAGCAGGCGCGTGGCGCGTTCCATCGCTTTGTACTGCAGCGCCGGATCGACACCGCGCTCATAGCGGTGAGAAGCATCGGTGTGCAGGCCGTGACGACGCGCGCGGCCGGTGATCGACAGCGGGCTGAAGAAGGCGCATTCCAGCAGCACGTCCTGAGTTTCCCCGTTGACGCCAGAATGCTCGCCGCCGAAGATGCCCCCCATCGCCAACGCTTTTTGATGATCGGCGATCACTAAGGTGTCGGCGTTCAGTTTGGCTTCACTGCCATCCAGCAGCCTCAGTGTTTCGCCTTCTTCCGCCATGCGCACCACGATGCCGCCGTCGATGCGGCTCAGATCGAAAGCGTGCATCGGCTGGCCAAGCTCCAGCAGCACATAGTTGGTGACGTCAACCACCGCATCGATGGAGCGGATGCCGCAGCGACGCAGCTTTTCACGCATCCACAGCGGGCTTGGCGCCTTGACGTCGATGCCTTTCACCACACGGCCCAGATAACGCGGGCAGGCCTGCGGCGCGTCAACGCGGATCGGCAGCGTGGCGTCGATGGTGGCAGCCACCGGGCTCATATCCGGCTCGGTCAGCGCCACCTGGTTCAGTACGCCCACGTCGCGCGCGACGCCGATGATACCCAGGCAGTCGGCGCGGTTCGGGGTAACGCTGATCTCGATGGTGTTGTCATTCAGTTTCAGGTAGTCACGGATGTCGGTGCCGATCGGCGCATCCAGCGGCAACTCGATGATACCGTCATGATCGTCGGAAATGCCCAGCTCGGAGAACGAGCACAGCATGCCTTCCGAAGGCTCGCCGCGCAGCTTGGCGGCTTTGATTTTGAAATCGCCCGGCAGCACCGCGCCCACGGTGGCGACCGCCACTTTCAGGCCGGTACGGCAGTTCGGCGCGCCGCAGACGATGTCGAGCAAACGATCGCCGCCCACGTTAACTTTAGTGACGCGCAGTTTGTCGGCGTTCGGGTGCTGACCGCACTCGACCACTTCCCCCACCACAACGCCGTTAAACGCGCCGGCAACCGGATCCACGCCGTCCACTTCCAGGCCGGCCATGGTGATTTGATCGGATAATGCTTCGCTGCTGATGGCCGGGTTTACCCACTCGCGCAACCAGAGTTCACTGAATTTCATGTGATATTCCCGCCTTACTTAAACTGTTTGAGGAAACGCAGATCGTTTTCGAAGAATGCGCGCAGGTCGGTGACGCCGTAACGCAGCATCGTCAGGCGCTCCATGCCCATGC
Above is a window of Serratia nematodiphila DZ0503SBS1 DNA encoding:
- the pheT gene encoding phenylalanine--tRNA ligase subunit beta, yielding MKFSELWLREWVNPAISSEALSDQITMAGLEVDGVDPVAGAFNGVVVGEVVECGQHPNADKLRVTKVNVGGDRLLDIVCGAPNCRTGLKVAVATVGAVLPGDFKIKAAKLRGEPSEGMLCSFSELGISDDHDGIIELPLDAPIGTDIRDYLKLNDNTIEISVTPNRADCLGIIGVARDVGVLNQVALTEPDMSPVAATIDATLPIRVDAPQACPRYLGRVVKGIDVKAPSPLWMREKLRRCGIRSIDAVVDVTNYVLLELGQPMHAFDLSRIDGGIVVRMAEEGETLRLLDGSEAKLNADTLVIADHQKALAMGGIFGGEHSGVNGETQDVLLECAFFSPLSITGRARRHGLHTDASHRYERGVDPALQYKAMERATRLLLDICGGQAGPIIDVTHENELPKRATITLRREKLDRLIGHVVPSEQVSDILRRLGCQVTEQGDSWQAVAPSWRFDMEIEEDLVEEVARVYGYDNIPDVPVRADLVMTQHREADLTLKRVKTMLVDHGYQEAITYSFVDPKVQALLHPNEEALILPSPISVEMSAMRLSLWTGLLSAVVYNQNRQQTRLRLFESGLRFVPDSAADLGIRQDVMLAGVIAGHTHDEHWDLARKPVDFYDLKGDLESVLELTGKLSEIQFRAEANPALHPGQSAAIYLHGERVGFIGVVHPELERKLDLNGRTVVFELEWNKLASRAVPQAREISRFPANRRDIAIVVAENVPAEDILAECKKVGANQVVGVNLFDVYRGKGVAEGDKSLAISLVLQDTARTLEEEEIAATVAKCVEALKQRFQASLRD